GGACAAGAAGTACATTCTTCGCGTTATCAACACCTCTGTAGACACAACTTGGATCTTTAGCATTGACAACCACAACTTCACCGTCATGTCGACAGACTTTGTCCCCATCCACCCATATGAAGTAGACCACATCGTCATCGGAATTGGTAAGTGACCCGAACCTGATAAAAAGTCATGAGTCTGACCATCAGGCCAACGTTACCACATTGTTCTTAATGCTACACCCACCAACACTACTATCCTTCCTGCATCACCTGATGGAAATTATTGGATCCGTACAGTAGGCGCGGATAGATGCAAGGGTTTCGAGCCTGGTAATGAGCCTGATGAGCGACAAGGTATACTTCGGTACAACGCCTCCAGTACCTTGGTACCTACGACATTCCGCCCAGCTTACAGCACAGCATGTCGTGACGAGAATTATACCATGCTTCAGCCGATCTTGCCCTGGAATGTTACACCCGTTGAGCTAGACAGTGAGTAAATTTGATTACTGGACATAGTAGCGCGTCTAACATGAAATAGATAAGAAAGGTCATTTTGACATAGGTCTCAAGACATACAAAGACAGACCAGAACAGGGCAATGCTTTTCAGTGGTGGGCGTTTGGAGAGACCCATTGTGGCTTAACTTTTCCAACCCGACTattctcaatctcaacaatGATACATGGGATCCCAACTATGCTGTTGATCTTGTTGTTCCAGATTCcaagaaggatgaatggatctACATTGCCATCACTGCACCCCCAGCCCCGCTTGTCAACAGACCTGACAGGGTATTTGCACCTGTGGCTCATCCAGTAAGTCAACCCAAGATGATTTGAGAACTGCTGTTGACCATATGCCAGCTTCATCTCCACGGCCATGACTTTGCACTACTTGCACAAGGAACCAACTTTTCAGACCTCGACACAGGAAATGTTAAACTCAAGTGGGACAATCCGCCGCGACGTGATGTAGCACTCATCCCAGCAGGAGGCTATCTTGTTGTCGCGTTCAAGGCTGATAACCCTGGATCGTGGTTGTTCCATTGTCACATCGCATGGCATGCATCAAGTGGTCTGGCCATTCAGATTCTTGAACAGCAGGAAAGGCTCAAGTGGATGATGAATAATGATAGGATGAAGGAAGTGGAGAGAGTTTGCGAGAGGTGGAATGATTGGTTTGGAAATAAGAGTAATCTTTGGAACGCAGAACTCTTTCAAGATGATTCTGGAGTTTAGTTTGTAGGCAGTCCAATGCTAGAATTGAAGTTAGGTTATGTAGGTTGGTAAATATACACTAAAACCATGCTTTGCGTCTCCAGTATCATTCTCGTTTCATCATTCCTCATGACTCTCCAACTAATATCTCCTAAAACTCTCCGTTTTTGCTCATATGCGGCTAATCTTAGATAAGACGGAACCACTTAAAGTCATCGTCGGGTTGAACAGGCACGGTATGTCCAACTCCAGCAGCAGACACAGCAACAAACTTCGTTCCATCGCCGTAGATCATGGTGGTGTAGTTAGGTTGGGGAGTGTTTTGCTGGCTGCTGGTAAGAGAAACGCCATTAAGAGTGGACCACTCCTTGATCTGTTCCTGGAGGTTCTGAATGGTGACTAAGAAGTCGGCGGTACCGTGCCAAGTCTTGAAGCGAGGATAAGAGCCGCTGTAGCCAGGGTACATAGCCTTGACCTGGTTGGCCCACTCCTGTCCTGACTTGACAATCTTTCCGTCAGAGCATTTACGGTCTGAGCTGATGGGGCTGGATCCTGGAGATCCGGCCATGCATCCGGCGGCAACACCCGAGTAGCACGTGGCAGCAGCGAAACGGTCGGGGTATGTTGCGATGAGCACATTGGTCATCATGCATCCGGAGCTGGAACCAGTGACAAAAACTCTGTTGCGGTCGGCCTTGTACGTGTTGATGACATAGTCAACCATGCTGACGAGGACCTGGCTGTCACCCTGACCATCATGCTTGAGGGTCTTGGTGCTGGCGACATCCCAACAGTTAGAGTCCTTGGGCGAAGAAGGGTAGATGAGGATAACTCCGCGCTGGTCGGCAAGAGTTCTGTATCTGTTAGTCTGCTGGAAATAGCCCTGTCCATTTCCACCACAAGGGTGCAACTGAATTTCTTGTTAGCTCGAACGTTATAGCACCCTTACAATATTGTTGCTACGTACGGCGACAACAATTGCTGGGTTGGCAGGGAGGTTGCTCGGGATATAGGCTTGCATGGTCAGACGGGTGTCATAGGTTGGTCCAAAGTTGTTGATAGTCTGGAGCTGAGCCGCAACCAGGCCAGCACCCAGGACGAGCTGAGTCAACAGCTTGCGTGGGGAGAGAAAGTCAAGCATGACGAATACCCTGTTTTTGCTTCTGTTTGTTTGGAAGTGAAGTCGGTGCTTGTCAATCTCTTCTTGGAGTGTGCGATCTCAGCTTTATACTCCATGGCTGCTTTGACTATGGCTTCAAGTGAGGCGAGTTTCAAGTACCGAAATTAAATACCGCGAGATCCGGAGGAAGCATGTCCGCAAAGACCCCGCTTCCATTCTAACTGATAGTTTGATCAATTGTTCCAAGTATAAGTTTTTATTGACCGACAGTCCATAACGTTACATACGGATAAATAAAGTGGTACTGTAATATTATTTTTGTTTCATTTCGAGTAGGCCTAGgttatagatatattacCCCGCAGTCTGGGAATAGTCATTTCATTTACGGATAAATCCAGAAGACGGAAGATCATCCTCCGCAGCCGACAGGATTAGAACAATTGACTTACGCCAGAATCAGTATCTTACCTGCTTTAATTGGCTTAAGTAGCAGACAGGGGAGGTTCTGTATCAAGCTATTGACGATGATATGAGGACTGAGTTTCACGTTTTATGTTGTAATTTTCCTGATATGTCCTCCTGTTGAACTAAAATGGCTGTTTTGAGAAATTGTAAACTGAACCCAGGTCAAGATCAGCCCACCAGGGGATTTTGAGATATACGTCATAACTTACTGACCAACTCGATGATAGTCAAAATCGATACGGTATTCGGATACCCTGTCAAGACTCCACATCATGTTACCAACTCTATGCAATCATGTTTCATTGTTTTGGGCTTCGCATTCACAACCTGTTCAAGACAATCAGTAGCAGCTTGACAGACTACACGCTATTATTATTTGGTGCTTttgaggcgtaagtcccgaagtatacattaaaAATCAACACAATACAGACTACACGCAACTGAACTAATAATCACAAGCGTAATTATTGACAACGTTTCAAGCAAAGTCCATCTATTAGCAATTCAAAtgtactatatattaaatactgtCGCTACTTCGTATCGCAGATCGCATCGACGGCCTGGTTAATCCAGTACTGGTTCATCTCACTCTCATTAGCCATTGTACTCCTTGCAAGCTCCTTTAGCTCCTCCATCCTTGTGTAGTCATCCAAACCAATTTCTTCCTTCAAGTACGGGTTGAAACGGATATACTTTGTATCCTTATGTTCCTCCCTCGCATTCAAATGCTTCATATGTCTCGAAAAGTCTTTGCCCTTGGCGTTGGTGTTTGTCGCAAAGTCCATCACCTTTGATGCGACGCCAACAACCTTGATCCATGATGGCTTGGCCTTGCCTGGACTTACATAGCCTGTGCCCAGACTGATAACACATGAGATCGGAGGTGCTGGTTCTGAAGGTTCCACGAGCTCGAAGCGGCTGTACCATAGTTGGTCGATGGGGTTGTTGTTCAGGAGACCGCCATCCCAGAATACAAGGTCAGGGTTGTCCTCAGGAAACTTGACTTCGGGGAAAAGGTAGGTGCGGCAGATGTAGCACGAGCAGCGATGCTGATGGTGAGCTTGTTACCGTGTTTGAGAAGAGCGTTGTTGGCTTTGGATTTGGTATAGATTGTGCTATCTTTATAAGATCGCATCAACATGGACTCGGCTCTGTTTTGAGCAGTGGTGCAGCAGAACCTATTCATGTCAGAAATATCCATAGAGCAATTTCTAGTCAAGTCAGTACTCACATTCGTGCACCTCCGTCATGCTGAAGAGGCGCATTTCCTTTGAGCTTCTTGTCGTTCTCATCTAGACCATACTTCTCGACGACCTCATCGATAGCTTTGCTCATAGACGCGGCATCAAAGCGACTGTCCTGAACCAAGgctttgctgttgttgaagatccTCGAACCAGGTATCCAGCTAACATCCCTACCCCAGAACTTGGGGCTGAAGATGGTCTTGGCAATTCTGTCATACTCTTTGATAGTATCATCCACGGTCATGCGTAGTCGAAATAGCATGATACCCATGATACCACCAGTGCTTGTGCCGCCAGCAAGTTCGAAGTAATCGGCTGGGCGAGGAATCTCGGCCAGACGTTTCCGTTCTTGGACACGGCTCATGAGCTCTTTGAGGATTACGAGACCCATTATTCCTCGAACACCACCTCCATCGAGAGCGAGGAGGCGTTTGCCATTGGGGTGCCGTGTGAGAGCTTGGTAAACCATTGTAAAATAAATTGATGAGGGATTAATGAATTTCAAGATGAAAACGAAGATGAGTCTTTTCATATATACTTACCGTCCCAAATCCCACTTTCTAATTTCTTATCGATGCGACGTCACGACTGAGACTATCTCGAGACTATTGCGCCCTGCAGTTACTCTTTCCCATTTTAGGAATGCCGTCATGGCGATACCAGGGATGGGACGAGCTGAATTGGTCTTGGCCGGGCTGAATTATGCAAGTAGTGGCTATTTGCGGGTACACCCTTGCAGATCCGTCTTCAATCTAATGGGAAGAGAAACAATTTGCCGTTACAGCTTGAATTGTGCAAGGATGGTAAGACAAGTATATTCGACTTGGTCTCCATCGGCTTCGGGGTGTCCGTGCTACAGGACACGAATTTGAGACAATATCACCTCGTTGGGAATGGTATCTTCAGCCGCCTGGGAAGACTGCAGATAGGCATGTTGCATTCCCATCGTCAGCAAATATGACGATATGTGCAGAGTCAAAGCGCAGAGGGCCTCATATCATAAGCCAATTGATATGTCGGTGTATCAAACACTGTCAGACTGGGCCTTGATACGCAAGCCACTTGCGGtcatctttgctttttcAAGTCATAGCGATAAGACAAAACGAGATATGATAGGAATTACGTTGAGGTTACAACATCTTTCGGAAATTTCTCGATGTCATCTAGCATTCAATGGAATCTGACTAGTGTGTTGAGTATGGGCGAAACTCCTCTCATCAATCAGTGTTTTCTATTGCTCAGCCTTCTCCCCATGTAGCCAAATCAATGGCACCATAGACTGCGCAGCTTTGGCGGCCAACTCACGAGCTTCAACTGATAAATCCTCGTTCCTTGATTCATCTTCAAATCTTCGTCGGGCAAATTCCTTCCGTGCAGTTTCCCAACGCGCTCGACCCTTGTATTTCTTCAAAGACCTATTCCAAGGCAAATCATTATCCCTCAAGGTGATAATTCTGTCCACTACTTGTATGTCCCTCTCGTCACGGGTGTCTGGATATCCCCAAAACTTCTTTGCCGGCGACGATAGTCCAAAGAGCCGCACAAGTCACGTCGTAA
Above is a window of Fusarium poae strain DAOMC 252244 chromosome Unknown contig_7, whole genome shotgun sequence DNA encoding:
- a CDS encoding uncharacterized protein (SECRETED:SignalP(1-23)~CAZy:CE1) — its product is MLDFLSPRKLLTQLVLGAGLVAAQLQTINNFGPTYDTRLTMQAYIPSNLPANPAIVVALHPCGGNGQGYFQQTNRYRTLADQRGVILIYPSSPKDSNCWDVASTKTLKHDGQGDSQVLVSMVDYVINTYKADRNRVFVTGSSSGCMMTNVLIATYPDRFAAATCYSGVAAGCMAGSPGSSPISSDRKCSDGKIVKSGQEWANQVKAMYPGYSGSYPRFKTWHGTADFLVTIQNLQEQIKEWSTLNGVSLTSSQQNTPQPNYTTMIYGDGTKFVAVSAAGVGHTVPVQPDDDFKWFRLI